The Pseudomonas sp. HOU2 DNA window TTTGCCGGGCACGCGGATCTGTTTTCGATCGGACTGGCGCTGCTGGCCGCACTGGCGCTGTTCATTTTCAAGCGCGGTGTGATTGAAGTGTTGATCGTTTGCGCACTCGCCGGGCTGGGCTTGCATCTCATGCGCTGAACCCTGGCCTGCGAATCTCCCGTTTACACGCCCGCGAATTCCCCCTTACTATCCGGGCACACCGGTGGACGGGGCCAGCCCGCCACCGACGTTTTCCGCCAACGGAAACACGCGTTATGAGTACGTCACCACAACAACCAGAAAGGTTGAACGTCTCCGCTGTGTGCGCCCTCTGTCACAGGGGCCGCGCATGAATCGCATCGTCAATCTCCCCATGGCCCTGCGCCGTTCCAAGCTGCGTCATTCCGCACGCCCGCCGGATATCGATTGCTGATTTCTGTCAGCCAGAAAAGATCCATTGTGGTGAGGGAGCTTGCTCCCGCTGGACTGCGTAGCAGTCCCCTGCCTTTGAATCAAAAAGCGAGAGCCGCTTCGCGCCCCAGCGGGAGCAAGCTCCCTCGCCACAGGTTCTGTATCAAGTCTGACTGATCTCCGTTTGATATCCCTGCCGGGACGCGCTCCATGCGCCCGGCCCGATTCTGCGCGCCCATACGGCGCCATCGTGAGTGATTGACCATGAAATTCGCAGCCATCGAAGACGCACGCCTGTTCCTTGAACAAAACCCCGACATCGACATGATCGAACTGTTCATCCTCGACGCCAACGGCGTGCCACGCGGCAAGTTGTTGCACCGCGAAGAACTGCTCGCTGTCTATGAAAGCGGTCGTCCGCTGCCCAGCACCATCCTCGGTCTGACCGTGCAGGGCGAAGACGTGGAAAACTCCGGGCTGGTGTGGGACGTCGGCGACATCGACTGCCGCGCCTACCCGCTCGAAGGCAGTCTGGTGCGCTTGCCGTGGCGACAGATTCCGACCGCGGCGGTGCAGGTCAGCATGCACCCGACCGAGGGCTTGCCAGCGAGCATCGCCGACCCGCGTCATCTGCTGATCAAAGTCATCGACGGCCTCAAAGCCGAGGGTTATCACCCGGTCATGGCCTGCGAGCTGGAGTTCTATCTGCTCGACGCCAAACGCGATCACAACGGTCGCCCGCAACCGGCACTCGATGCCGACGGTGGCCGACCGCGACACACGCAGGTCTACGGTTTGCGTGAACTGGAACAGATCGAACCGTTCCTCGCCGACCTCTACAGCGCCTGCAAACTGCACGGCATTCCGGCGCGCACGGCGATCTCGGAATACGCCCCGGGCCAGGTGGAAATCACCCTCGAACACGGCGACGCATTGCTCGCGATGGATCAGGCGGTGCGTTACAAACGCCTGGTCAAAGCCGTGGCACACAAACACGGCATGCAGGCGACATTCATGGCCAAGCCGTTTGATGATCTGGCCGGCACCGGCATGCACATGCAAGTCAGTCTTGCTGATGGCGAGGGGCGCAATCTGTTCGCCGCCGAGGACCCGGCGGGCACCCCGCTGCTGCGCACGGCGATTGGCGGGATGCTCGCCTCGCTGCTCGATACGCTGCTGCTGTTCTGCCCCAACGCCAACTCCTACCGCCGCTTCCAGGCCAACAGCTACGCGCCGTTGGCGCCGACCTGGGGCGTCGACAACCGTACCGTCAGC harbors:
- a CDS encoding glutamine synthetase family protein, which translates into the protein MKFAAIEDARLFLEQNPDIDMIELFILDANGVPRGKLLHREELLAVYESGRPLPSTILGLTVQGEDVENSGLVWDVGDIDCRAYPLEGSLVRLPWRQIPTAAVQVSMHPTEGLPASIADPRHLLIKVIDGLKAEGYHPVMACELEFYLLDAKRDHNGRPQPALDADGGRPRHTQVYGLRELEQIEPFLADLYSACKLHGIPARTAISEYAPGQVEITLEHGDALLAMDQAVRYKRLVKAVAHKHGMQATFMAKPFDDLAGTGMHMQVSLADGEGRNLFAAEDPAGTPLLRTAIGGMLASLLDTLLLFCPNANSYRRFQANSYAPLAPTWGVDNRTVSLRVPGGPANTRHIEHRICGADANPYLAAAAILAGIHRGIREKLDPGAPVEGNGYAQAKTLLPTDWLTSLQALENSVWARDALGQEFLGVYLAVKRAEYRQFMAEVGEQDWRWYLTEA